A single Cannabis sativa cultivar Pink pepper isolate KNU-18-1 chromosome 7, ASM2916894v1, whole genome shotgun sequence DNA region contains:
- the LOC115698189 gene encoding uncharacterized protein LOC115698189, whose product MGKSIPWTTTSRIYQFSKTTSQIPGIADQSLKKKMEKEKETVSSSNDSRLPLSEVVSDCVKRWFKDTLKEAKTGDINMQVLVGQMYFSGYGVPRDAQRGRIWITRASRTRSFWKVSDKHPGYNASDSDSDELKGDS is encoded by the exons ATGGGAAAATCGATTCCTTGGACGACCACCTCCAGAATATACCAATTCTCTAAAACGACGTCGCAGATCCCTGGAATCGCCGACCAAagtttgaagaagaagatggagAAGGAGAAGGAGACGGTAAGTAGCTCCAACGACAGTCGTTTGCCGCTTTCTGAGGTCGTTTCAGATTGTGTGAAACGGTGGTTTAAGGACACACTCAAGGAGGCCAAAACTGGAGATATTAACATGCAAGTTTTGGTGGGTCAGATGTATTTTAGTGGCTATGGCGTTCCCAGAGATGCTCAGAgg ggaAGGATTTGGATTACAAGGGCATCAAGAACTAGATCCTTTTGGAAAGTTAGTGATAAGCATCCAG GTTATAATGCAAGtgattcagattcagatgaaCTCAAGGGTGATTCTTAG
- the LOC115697119 gene encoding solute carrier family 40 member 1 encodes MMNEPLIQHDQQASTSSINGSFPSYLITYLYVAHFLARWGARMWEFSVGLYMIKIWPNSLLFAAIYGVLESASTALFGPIVGNWVNSLTYVKVLQLWLVSQNLCFIVAGGTMVVLLVNSSALKLTHFSVFILLVILTNISGAVAVLSTLAGTILIEREWVVVISEDKSSSPQQDDLTKMNSVIRRIDLSCKLFAPVITGFIISFVSLKASAMSLAIWNTISVWLEYWLFISVYKGIPALQESNHKRALNQNRINTKLVSSGSYLKAWRVYLKQDTVLPGIALALLFFTVLSFGTLMTAALEWEGIAAFEIGIGRGVSAVIGIGATIVYPFLQSHISTLRTALWSIWSQWICLLVCVGSILWTKYGNNDSNNISSWYMLMGGVALSRLGLWSFDLSVIQLMQDGVAERDRCVVGGVQNSLQSIMDLMGYVMGILISNPQDFWKLTLISFVVATLAALLYTFHLYKIRNHLFHFNKLFFFVKWFTYSSQINNAQLQ; translated from the exons ATGATGAATGAACCTCTTATTCAACATGATCAACAAGCTTCAACTTCTTCTATTAATGGTTCTTTCCCTTCTTATCTTATCACATACCTATATGTTGCCCACTTTTTGGCCAGATGGGGCGCTAG GATGTGGGAATTCTCAGTTGGGTTGTACATGATTAAGATTTGGCCAAATTCTTTACTATTTGCTGCTATTTATGGTGTATTGGAATCTGCCTCAACTGCACTATTTGGCCCCATTGTTGGAAATTGGGTTAATAGTTTGACCTATGTAAAG GTTCTTCAACTTTGGTTGGTGTCACAAAATCTGTGTTTCATAGTTGCTGGAGGCACTATGGTAGTGTTATTGGTTAACTCATCAGCCTTGAAGCTCACACACTTTAGTGTTTTCATTCTACTTGTAATTTTGACAAATATCTCTGGAGCTGTTGCTGTTCTTTCCACTCTTGCTGGTACAATCCTAATCGAAAGAGAATG GGTGGTAGTAATATCAGAAGACAAATCATCATCACCACAACAAGATGATCTGACAAAGATGAACTCGGTGATTCGGCGAATCGATCTGAGTTGCAAGCTATTTGCACCTGTAATTACTGGCTTCATAATAAGTTTTGTGTCACTAAAAGCTTCAGCAATGAGTTTGGCTATTTGGAATACAATATCAGTTTGGTTAGAATATTGGCTTTTCATATCTGTCTACAAAGGCATTCCAGCTTTACAAGAAAGTAACCATAAAAGAGCCTTAAATCAAAACAGAATTAATACCAAATTGGTTTCAAGTGGTTCTTATTTGAAAGCATGGAGAGTTTATTTGAAACAGGACACTGTTCTACCTGGAATAGCTCTGGCTTTGTTGTTCTTCACTGTCTTAAG TTTTGGAACATTAATGACAGCAGCCTTAGAGTGGGAAGGAATTGCAGCATTTGAGATTGGAATAGGGCGTGGAGTAAGTGCTGTGATTGGAATTGGTGCAACAATTGTGTACCCATTCTTGCAATCTCatatttcaacacttagaacaGCTCTTTGGTCTATTTGGTCTCAG TGGATATGCCTACTAGTTTGTGTTGGTTCAATATTATGGACTAAATATGGAAACAACGATAGTAATAACATATCATCATGGTATATGCTAATGGGAGGAGTAGCTCTTTCACGACTTGGATTATGGTCTTTTGACTTATCAGTCATCCAATTAATGCAG GATGGTGTAGCTGAAAGGGATCGTTGTGTGGTGGGAGGAGTTCAGAATTCTCTTCAATCAATTATGGATTTAATGGGTTATGTAATGGGAATACTCATCTCCAATCCACAG GATTTCTGGAAATTGACATTGATATCCTTTGTTGTGGCAACATTAGCTGCATTACTTTACACTTTTCACCTTTACAAAATCAGAAATCACCTCTTTCACTTCAACAAGCTTTTTTTCTTTGTGAAATGGTTCACATATTCATCTCAAATAAATAATGCACAACTTCAATGA
- the LOC115697881 gene encoding F-box/LRR-repeat protein 3 isoform X1, protein MEESMELRAMKKKKKKNTTTTTTTEESLTNFFDFLSEELVVLILDFLNQNPFDRKSFSLVCKYFYSVEAKHRKTLKPLRSNSKHLGSVLTRYPNLTRIDLTLCSRVADNSLAEISNACKANLRSIDLSRSRFFSGAGLLNLALSCENLVEIDLSNATELMDSGAAAVAQAKNLERLWLARCKMITDLGVGCIAVGCRKLKLISLKWCVGVGDFGVGLIAVKCKEIRSLDLSFLPITDECLPSILRLQYLEDLVLEGCFGIDDSSLEVLKCCCKSLKKLDLSSCQNITHVGLSSLTNIAGENLEELTLSYVSPVTSVLADSLRGLPMLQTVKLDGCLVTSAGLKAIGDWCVSLRELSLSKCSGVTDDGLSSLVIKHRDLRKLDITCCRRITYVSIAHITNSCSALTSLKMESCALVSREAFVLIGQRCRFLEELDLTDNEIDDEGLKSISRCSKLSSLKLGICLDITDKGVAHVGFSCSKLKELDLYRCTDITDSGISAIASGCPDLEMINIAYCKDISDDSLVSLSKCSRLNTFESRGCPLITSSGLAAIATQCKQLVKLDIKKCFKIDDAGMVSLAYNSQNLRQINLSYTAVTDAGLVTLARISCLQSLTILHLDGLSPGGIALALLACEGLTKVKLQTSFKSLLPHPLLKHLEGRGCAIQWRDKVLQAELDPLCWKLKLEDIMY, encoded by the exons ATGGAAGAATCCATGGAGCTCCGAgctatgaagaagaagaagaagaagaacacgacaacaacaacaacaaccgaAGAAAGCTTGACCAACTTCTTTGATTTTCTCTCCGAAGAACTTGTTGTCTTAATCCTTGACTTCCTTAATCAAAACCCATTTGACCGTAAATCATTCTCTCTCGTCTGTAAGTATTTCTACTCCGTCGAAGCCAAACACCGCAAGACCCTTAAACCCCTGCGATCTAATTCCAAACATCTCGGCTCTGTTCTCACCCGGTACCCGAACTTGACCCGAATTGATCTCACGCTCTGTTCTAGAGTCGCTGATAATTCGTTAGCCGAAATCTCCAATGCATGCAAGGCGAATCTCAGGTCCATCGATCTTTCGAGGTCGAGGTTTTTCTCGGGAGCTGGGTTGTTGAATTTGGCTTTGAGTTGTGAGAATTTGGTTGAGATTGATCTTTCTAATGCGACGGAGCTGATGGATTCTGGTGCAGCGGCGGTTGCTCAGGCTAAGAATTTGGAGAGATTGTGGTTGGCGAGGTGTAAGATGATTACGGATTTGGGGGTTGGGTGTATTGCTGTTGGTTGTAGGAAGCTTAAGCTGATTAGCTTGAAATGGTGTGTTGGGGTTGGGGATTTTGGGGTGGGATTGATTGCTGTTAAATGCAAAGAAATTCGTAGTTTGGATCTCTCCTTCTTGCCG atcACTGATGAATGCTTACCATCTATCTTGAGATTACAATATCTTGAGGATTTGGTTTTAGAAGGATGTTTTGGTATTGATGACAGCAGTCTTGAGGTTCTCAAATGTTGCTGCAAGTCATTAAAG AAACTCGATTTGTCAAGTTGCCAGAACATTACTCATGTTGGGTTATCTTCGCTTACAAATATAGCTGGCGAAAATCTTGAGGAACTCACCTTATCATATGTCTCTCCT GTGACTTCTGTTCTTGCCGATAGCTTGAGAGGGCTTCCCATGTTGCAAACAGTTAAATTGGATGGTTGTCTAGTTACTAGTGCTGGACTGAAAGCCATTGGAGATTGGTGTGTATCTTTGAGGGAGTTGAGCTTAAGTAAATGTTCTGGTGTGACTGATGATGGTCTTTCCTCTCTTGTTATCAAACACAGAGATTTGCGGAAGCTGGATATTACCTGTTGCCGCAGAATCACTTATGTGTCTATTGCCCACATTACAAATTCATGCTCTGCTCTCACTTCTCTCAAGATGGAGTCATGTGCTCTTGTTTCTAGAGAAGCATTTGTTTTGATTGGACAGCGATGTCGTTTCTTAGAGGAGCTTGACCTAACAGATAACGAAATTGATGATGAAG GTTTGAAATCTATCTCTAGATGCTCTAAACTCTCAAGCTTAAAACTTGGAATTTGTTTGGACATAACTGATAAGGGAGTTGCACATGTTGGTTTTTCTTGCTCTAAACTCAAAGAGCTCGATCTATACAG GTGCACAGATATTACGGATTCTGGCATTTCAGCTATTGCCAGTGGTTGCCCTGACCTTGAGATGATTAATATAGCCTATTGTAAAGACATCAGTGATGATTCGTTAGTATCTTTGTCGAAATGCTCAAGGTTAAACACATTTGAAAGTCGAGGCTGCCCACTTATTACATCTTCTGGCTTAGCAGCTATTGCTACCCAATGTAAGCAGCTTGTCAAGCTAGACATAAAGAAATGTTTCAAGATTGATGATGCCGGGATGGTTTCTCTGGCTTACAATTCCCAGAATCTAAGACAG ATTAATTTGTCATATACCGCAGTGACAGATGCAGGACTTGTAACTCTTGCCAGGATTAGTTGCCTACAGAGTTTGACCATTTTGCATTTGGACGGTTTGAGTCCTGGTGGAATCGCCCTTGCCTTGTTGGCATGTGAAGGCCTAACAAAAGTAAAGCTTCAAACATCCTTTAAATCATTGCTACCGCACCCTCTTCTCAAACATTTAGAAGGACGGGGATGTGCGATTCAGTGGAGGGATAAAGTTTTGCAG GCTGAGCTAGATCCACTGTGTTGGAAGCTAAAGTTAGAAGACATCATGTACTAA
- the LOC115697881 gene encoding F-box/LRR-repeat protein 3 isoform X2 has protein sequence MEESMELRAMKKKKKKNTTTTTTTEESLTNFFDFLSEELVVLILDFLNQNPFDRKSFSLVCKYFYSVEAKHRKTLKPLRSNSKHLGSVLTRYPNLTRIDLTLCSRVADNSLAEISNACKANLRSIDLSRSRFFSGAGLLNLALSCENLVEIDLSNATELMDSGAAAVAQAKNLERLWLARCKMITDLGVGCIAVGCRKLKLISLKWCVGVGDFGVGLIAVKCKEIRSLDLSFLPITDECLPSILRLQYLEDLVLEGCFGIDDSSLEVLKCCCKSLKKLDLSSCQNITHVGLSSLTNIAGENLEELTLSYVSPVTSVLADSLRGLPMLQTVKLDGCLVTSAGLKAIGDWCVSLRELSLSKCSGVTDDGLSSLVIKHRDLRKLDITCCRRITYVSIAHITNSCSALTSLKMESCALVSREAFVLIGQRCRFLEELDLTDNEIDDEGLKSISRCSKLSSLKLGICLDITDKGVAHVGFSCSKLKELDLYRCTDITDSGISAIASGCPDLEMINIAYCKDISDDSLVSLSKCSRLNTFESRGCPLITSSGLAAIATQCKQLVKLDIKKCFKIDDAGMVSLAYNSQNLRQNMHNGYH, from the exons ATGGAAGAATCCATGGAGCTCCGAgctatgaagaagaagaagaagaagaacacgacaacaacaacaacaaccgaAGAAAGCTTGACCAACTTCTTTGATTTTCTCTCCGAAGAACTTGTTGTCTTAATCCTTGACTTCCTTAATCAAAACCCATTTGACCGTAAATCATTCTCTCTCGTCTGTAAGTATTTCTACTCCGTCGAAGCCAAACACCGCAAGACCCTTAAACCCCTGCGATCTAATTCCAAACATCTCGGCTCTGTTCTCACCCGGTACCCGAACTTGACCCGAATTGATCTCACGCTCTGTTCTAGAGTCGCTGATAATTCGTTAGCCGAAATCTCCAATGCATGCAAGGCGAATCTCAGGTCCATCGATCTTTCGAGGTCGAGGTTTTTCTCGGGAGCTGGGTTGTTGAATTTGGCTTTGAGTTGTGAGAATTTGGTTGAGATTGATCTTTCTAATGCGACGGAGCTGATGGATTCTGGTGCAGCGGCGGTTGCTCAGGCTAAGAATTTGGAGAGATTGTGGTTGGCGAGGTGTAAGATGATTACGGATTTGGGGGTTGGGTGTATTGCTGTTGGTTGTAGGAAGCTTAAGCTGATTAGCTTGAAATGGTGTGTTGGGGTTGGGGATTTTGGGGTGGGATTGATTGCTGTTAAATGCAAAGAAATTCGTAGTTTGGATCTCTCCTTCTTGCCG atcACTGATGAATGCTTACCATCTATCTTGAGATTACAATATCTTGAGGATTTGGTTTTAGAAGGATGTTTTGGTATTGATGACAGCAGTCTTGAGGTTCTCAAATGTTGCTGCAAGTCATTAAAG AAACTCGATTTGTCAAGTTGCCAGAACATTACTCATGTTGGGTTATCTTCGCTTACAAATATAGCTGGCGAAAATCTTGAGGAACTCACCTTATCATATGTCTCTCCT GTGACTTCTGTTCTTGCCGATAGCTTGAGAGGGCTTCCCATGTTGCAAACAGTTAAATTGGATGGTTGTCTAGTTACTAGTGCTGGACTGAAAGCCATTGGAGATTGGTGTGTATCTTTGAGGGAGTTGAGCTTAAGTAAATGTTCTGGTGTGACTGATGATGGTCTTTCCTCTCTTGTTATCAAACACAGAGATTTGCGGAAGCTGGATATTACCTGTTGCCGCAGAATCACTTATGTGTCTATTGCCCACATTACAAATTCATGCTCTGCTCTCACTTCTCTCAAGATGGAGTCATGTGCTCTTGTTTCTAGAGAAGCATTTGTTTTGATTGGACAGCGATGTCGTTTCTTAGAGGAGCTTGACCTAACAGATAACGAAATTGATGATGAAG GTTTGAAATCTATCTCTAGATGCTCTAAACTCTCAAGCTTAAAACTTGGAATTTGTTTGGACATAACTGATAAGGGAGTTGCACATGTTGGTTTTTCTTGCTCTAAACTCAAAGAGCTCGATCTATACAG GTGCACAGATATTACGGATTCTGGCATTTCAGCTATTGCCAGTGGTTGCCCTGACCTTGAGATGATTAATATAGCCTATTGTAAAGACATCAGTGATGATTCGTTAGTATCTTTGTCGAAATGCTCAAGGTTAAACACATTTGAAAGTCGAGGCTGCCCACTTATTACATCTTCTGGCTTAGCAGCTATTGCTACCCAATGTAAGCAGCTTGTCAAGCTAGACATAAAGAAATGTTTCAAGATTGATGATGCCGGGATGGTTTCTCTGGCTTACAATTCCCAGAATCTAAGACAG AATATGCACAATGGATATCATTGA
- the LOC115698302 gene encoding uncharacterized protein LOC115698302 codes for MLRVSRIVALSASSLLKHASSASAIVKCSPFFTASSVRPNLQNPLEKAIPGDFAKWGSLGFFRTSKFASGFSPLERKPLDSIMDTSRAKDRSAEEIASIWDDYHLGRGHIGASMKAKLYHLLEQRAANCRYFVIPVWRGSGYTTMFVQVQMPHIIFTGLEDYKARGTQAAPYFTITYYKEFAETKDLVLIRGDVVFTSKLSDSEAEWLLETTQSFYLNDTRYKLVERFNKDTREFEFKDVLRALEMPDI; via the exons ATGTTAAGAGTATCTAGAATAGTAGCGTTATCAGCATCAAGTCTCCTCAAACATGCATCATCTGCTTCGGCTATTGTAAAGTGTTCGCCTTTCTTCACTGCTTCGTCTGTTCGACCCAACCTTCAAAACCCACTTGAGAAAGCGATTCCAGGCGATTTCGCCAAATGGGGTTCTCTTGGATTCTTCAGAACTTCGAAATTCGCTTCTGGGTTTTCTCCCTTAGAGCGTAAGCCGTTGGATTCGATAATGGATACTTCGAGGGCCAAGGATCGGTCAGCGGAGGAAATCGCTTCAATTTGGGATGAT TATCATTTGGGACGAGGACATATTGGTGCATCTATGAAAGCAAAACTGTATCACTTGCTGGAGCAAAGAGCAGCAAACtg CCGCTATTTTGTCATCCCCGTGTGGCGAGGATCTGGCTATACGACCATGTTTGTTCAAG TACAGATGCCACATATAATTTTCACTGGTCTTGAAGATTACAAGGCAAGAGGAACCCAAGCAGCTCCCTACTTCACCATTACTTACTACAAAGAGTTTGCAGAAACCAAGGACCTGGTTCTTATTCGAGGAGACGTGGTATTCACCAGCAAGCTCAGTGATTCTGAAGCCGAATGGCTTCTGGAGACAACACAATCTTTTTATTTGAATGACACGAGATACAAACTGGTCGAAAGATTCAACAAGGATACCCGTGAATTCGAGTTCAAGGATGTTCTGCGAGCACTGGAAATGCCGGATATATAA